The Rhodococcus sp. X156 genome window below encodes:
- a CDS encoding glycosyltransferase family 4 protein, with the protein MRITHVTDCYLPRLGGIEMQVHDLARRQRAQGHEVRVITRTAAEAPEDPAGPTVHRVPGFRQGVPGVSTRAALHRLLAPGEVDVVHAHASLVSPLVWTAGAITSAAGVPMVVTMHSVPPPGAILRVAGTAAGWTRWKARWTAVSQVAAKPMRYMLAGQEVAVLGNGVDAAAWQLPAHHADPRELTIVSVMRLAQRKRPMPLIRTLQAIRAQVPTDVRLRAVIMGEGPRRADMEKALRRRGMQDWVSLPGARTREEIRQVYRTADVYLAPARLESFGIAALEARSAGLPVVAMSCGGVVEFVRDGVEGLLVGSDADMAAATAGLLTAPERLRAIREHNVATTPEMTWGHMLARSMEHYQQAAVIAGTRLPDPVLARTGSDGAVGRPGGARLRSRVSTGGTAGGECRCGTGRDGRHTCVPDSHG; encoded by the coding sequence GTGAGGATCACCCACGTCACCGACTGCTACCTGCCCCGCCTGGGCGGCATCGAGATGCAGGTGCACGACCTCGCCCGGCGCCAGCGCGCCCAGGGCCACGAGGTCCGCGTCATCACCCGCACCGCCGCCGAGGCGCCGGAGGACCCCGCCGGGCCCACCGTGCACCGGGTGCCGGGCTTCCGGCAGGGGGTGCCCGGGGTGAGCACCCGTGCGGCGCTGCACCGGCTGCTCGCACCGGGGGAGGTGGACGTGGTGCACGCGCACGCGTCGCTGGTGTCCCCGCTGGTGTGGACGGCCGGGGCGATCACCTCGGCCGCGGGGGTGCCCATGGTGGTCACCATGCACTCGGTCCCGCCGCCGGGGGCGATCCTGCGGGTGGCGGGCACCGCGGCGGGCTGGACCCGCTGGAAGGCCCGCTGGACCGCGGTGAGCCAGGTGGCGGCGAAGCCGATGCGCTACATGCTGGCCGGCCAGGAGGTGGCCGTGCTCGGCAACGGGGTGGACGCCGCGGCGTGGCAGCTGCCCGCCCACCACGCCGACCCGCGCGAGCTCACCATCGTCAGCGTGATGCGGCTGGCCCAGCGCAAGCGCCCGATGCCGCTGATCCGCACGCTGCAGGCCATCCGGGCACAGGTGCCGACCGACGTCCGCCTGCGCGCGGTGATCATGGGCGAGGGCCCCCGGCGCGCCGACATGGAGAAGGCACTGCGCCGGCGCGGCATGCAGGACTGGGTCAGCCTGCCCGGCGCCCGCACCCGCGAGGAGATCCGGCAGGTCTACCGCACCGCCGACGTGTACCTGGCGCCGGCGCGGCTGGAGTCCTTCGGCATCGCTGCGCTGGAGGCCCGCAGCGCGGGCCTGCCGGTGGTGGCGATGTCCTGCGGCGGGGTGGTGGAGTTCGTGCGCGACGGCGTGGAGGGGCTGCTGGTGGGCTCCGACGCCGACATGGCCGCCGCCACCGCCGGGCTGCTCACCGCACCGGAGCGGCTGCGGGCCATCCGGGAGCACAACGTGGCCACCACGCCGGAGATGACCTGGGGCCACATGCTGGCGCGCAGCATGGAGCACTACCAGCAGGCCGCCGTCATCGCCGGCACGCGACTGCCCGACCCCGTGCTGGCGCGCACTGGCTCCGACGGGGCGGTGGGCCGCCCGGGCGGTGCGCGGCTGCGCAGCAGGGTCAGCACCGGCGGCACTGCTGGCGGCGAGTGCCGGTGTGGGACCGGGCGAGACGGCCGTCACACCTGCGTGCCAGACTCCCACGGATGA
- a CDS encoding DUF3618 domain-containing protein — protein MSVDKTQQSREQTRAELAETLDALAHKADVKGRARAKAQQTWSEAQQTWSEASSRVDPKVAGAACGAVVVMVVGLLMWRHRR, from the coding sequence ATGAGCGTGGACAAGACGCAGCAGAGCCGGGAGCAGACCCGGGCGGAGCTGGCTGAGACCCTTGACGCCCTGGCGCACAAGGCCGACGTCAAGGGACGAGCCAGGGCGAAGGCGCAGCAGACCTGGTCCGAGGCGCAGCAGACCTGGTCCGAGGCCAGCAGCCGGGTCGACCCCAAGGTGGCCGGCGCGGCCTGTGGGGCCGTGGTGGTCATGGTGGTCGGGCTGCTGATGTGGCGGCACCGGCGATGA
- a CDS encoding serine hydrolase, producing the protein MRPRVVVASLVLLAQVLFGAVVTAPSAAAEGADDAAAAVGYANARGYRSAIGVVDTTNGQFWGGGDFDLQYASESVMKVFIATRLLVQGQMSGWNETTAWKMITQSDDASANALYYRTGGDSVVTWAAQHYNIPFLGAPPPRSGWWGGTRITAHGMAVFYNAVAHDPRVWPWLSNAMRNTTVHGSDGTFQHFGLPSATVTWAVKQGWGADSASGLPTFNSTGYVGPGDRFATVILTEGPGYGAPIAGVVTEQARALLHAGTIRPPVAAQDPFAFLFQLLLNYLIDLARQFHWFGF; encoded by the coding sequence ATGCGCCCCAGAGTTGTCGTTGCGTCGCTGGTCCTGCTGGCGCAGGTGTTGTTCGGGGCGGTCGTCACCGCCCCCTCGGCGGCCGCCGAGGGCGCCGACGACGCGGCAGCCGCGGTTGGCTACGCCAACGCCCGCGGATACCGCTCGGCGATCGGCGTCGTGGACACCACCAACGGCCAGTTCTGGGGTGGCGGTGACTTCGACCTGCAGTACGCCTCGGAGTCGGTGATGAAGGTCTTCATCGCCACGCGACTGCTCGTCCAGGGCCAGATGAGCGGCTGGAACGAGACCACCGCCTGGAAGATGATCACCCAGTCCGACGACGCCTCCGCCAACGCGCTGTACTACCGAACCGGCGGCGACAGCGTGGTGACCTGGGCCGCCCAGCACTACAACATCCCGTTCCTGGGTGCTCCGCCACCGCGCTCGGGTTGGTGGGGCGGCACCCGCATCACCGCGCACGGGATGGCGGTGTTCTACAACGCCGTGGCGCACGACCCCCGGGTGTGGCCGTGGCTGAGCAACGCCATGCGCAACACCACCGTCCACGGCTCCGACGGCACGTTCCAGCACTTCGGCCTACCCAGCGCCACGGTCACCTGGGCCGTCAAGCAGGGCTGGGGTGCCGACAGCGCCAGTGGGCTGCCCACCTTCAACTCCACCGGCTACGTCGGCCCCGGTGACCGCTTCGCGACCGTCATCCTCACCGAGGGGCCGGGCTACGGTGCGCCGATCGCGGGCGTGGTCACCGAGCAGGCCCGCGCCCTGCTGCACGCCGGCACCATCCGGCCCCCGGTGGCGGCGCAGGACCCGTTCGCGTTTCTGTTCCAGCTGCTGCTGAACTACCTCATCGACCTGGCCCGCCAGTTCCACTGGTTCGGCTTCTAG
- a CDS encoding MBL fold metallo-hydrolase — translation MSDWTTPGVYPVAEGVHRIPLPLPNDGLRAVNVYAITDGDSLVLVDSGWAIPESMEQLERGLATLGADLGDVSRILVTHVHRDHYTQAVTIRRRVGSDVALGAGEKPSMDLLLHRAAEANVLNADRMARYGAQQLADLIRNAPPSEGGPWEAPDQWLEEGDTIALGSRSLDSVPTPGHTRGHVVFVDAAADLLFAGDHVLPSITPSIAVEPGPPRLALGDYLQSLRVVRAMPDRMLLPAHGAVTDSAHKRIDELLEHHDTRLADTLAAVTQGSTVLDVARILRWTRHKRSYADLDIFNQVLAIGETAAHLDLLVHQGRLRCDDRSGVSAYGS, via the coding sequence ATGAGCGACTGGACCACACCTGGCGTGTACCCCGTGGCCGAGGGCGTGCACCGCATCCCGCTGCCCCTGCCCAACGACGGGCTGCGCGCGGTCAACGTCTACGCCATCACCGACGGCGACTCGCTGGTGCTGGTGGATTCCGGCTGGGCGATCCCGGAGTCCATGGAGCAGCTGGAGCGCGGCCTGGCCACGCTGGGCGCGGACCTCGGCGACGTCAGCCGGATCCTGGTCACCCACGTGCACCGCGACCACTACACGCAGGCGGTCACCATCCGCCGCCGAGTGGGCTCCGACGTCGCGCTGGGCGCCGGGGAGAAGCCGTCCATGGACCTGCTGCTGCACCGCGCCGCCGAGGCCAACGTCCTCAACGCCGACCGGATGGCCCGCTACGGGGCGCAGCAGCTGGCCGACCTCATCCGCAACGCCCCGCCCAGCGAGGGCGGCCCGTGGGAAGCCCCCGACCAGTGGCTGGAGGAGGGCGACACCATCGCCCTCGGCAGCCGCAGCCTGGACTCGGTGCCCACCCCGGGCCACACCCGCGGCCACGTGGTGTTCGTCGACGCCGCCGCCGACCTGCTCTTCGCCGGCGACCACGTGCTGCCCAGCATCACGCCGTCCATCGCCGTGGAGCCCGGACCGCCCCGACTGGCCCTGGGCGACTACCTGCAGTCGCTGCGCGTGGTGCGGGCAATGCCCGACCGGATGCTGCTGCCCGCGCACGGGGCCGTGACCGACAGCGCGCACAAGCGCATCGACGAGCTGCTGGAGCACCACGACACCCGGCTGGCCGACACGCTCGCCGCGGTGACCCAGGGCAGCACGGTGCTCGACGTGGCCCGCATCCTGCGGTGGACCCGGCACAAGCGCAGCTACGCCGACCTGGACATCTTCAACCAGGTGCTGGCCATCGGCGAGACCGCCGCTCACCTGGATCTGCTTGTGCACCAAGGCCGGCTGCGCTGCGACGACAGGTCGGGAGTCAGCGCCTACGGCAGCTGA
- a CDS encoding phage holin family protein, whose product MTHAAPHDPDDLSTPQLLERLTDQVSTLVKQEVQHATAEVKQKGARLGVGIGISGAGAVVALYGLGALVACAILALTLVLDAWLAALIIGAALVVLGALMGLFGAQRARKAVPPVPQETLNSVQRDVQTVKENLKR is encoded by the coding sequence ATGACGCACGCAGCGCCCCACGACCCCGACGACCTCTCCACCCCGCAGCTGCTAGAGCGGCTCACCGACCAGGTGTCCACCCTGGTCAAGCAGGAGGTCCAGCACGCCACTGCCGAGGTGAAGCAGAAGGGCGCCCGCCTCGGCGTGGGCATCGGCATCTCCGGTGCCGGAGCGGTGGTGGCCCTCTACGGCCTCGGGGCGCTGGTGGCCTGCGCGATCCTGGCGCTGACGCTGGTGCTGGACGCCTGGCTCGCCGCCCTGATCATCGGTGCCGCGCTCGTCGTCCTCGGCGCGCTGATGGGCCTGTTCGGCGCCCAGCGTGCTCGCAAGGCCGTTCCCCCGGTGCCACAAGAGACCCTCAACAGCGTCCAGCGCGACGTGCAGACGGTGAAGGAGAACCTGAAGCGATGA
- a CDS encoding glycoside hydrolase family 3 N-terminal domain-containing protein, which translates to MVKTDCTGSRAFRSVRRGLLAGVLGATMVVGCSSPGPPPSAALPPASAAPSSPGPSEPTGPTTAPVPGPSSPEPPTTSVPAAAPVPGCVPTDYLATLPLRQQLGQLLMVGVDSSGPGQVTDVVRQGVGGVFVGGNATGLLTSGALSRLDAQSPAGLGVMVAADEEGGRVQRIDALDGSIPSARAMVQSGMSPAQVRQLALTRGQQLRGYGITVDFAPDTDVSAQASTTVIGDRSFSPDPQVVTSYARAFADGLRAAGVLPVLKHFPGHGASSGDSHRGTVTTPALPALQQRDLVPFRALVAESSPAGTGVMVGHLAVPGLTEPGLPASLSPAAVGLLRAGSGYGAPPFEGVVFSDDLAGMAAISDRFDVREASLRALRAGSDVAVFITATRLPAVLDYLEAAVADGRLPAAQVQQSLRRVVLAKQVPLCA; encoded by the coding sequence ATGGTGAAGACGGACTGCACGGGCTCCCGCGCGTTCCGGTCGGTGCGTCGTGGCCTGCTCGCCGGCGTGCTGGGCGCGACGATGGTGGTCGGCTGCAGCTCCCCTGGGCCGCCGCCCAGCGCTGCGCTGCCCCCGGCCAGTGCCGCCCCGTCGAGTCCTGGTCCGAGCGAGCCGACCGGACCCACCACCGCACCCGTTCCCGGGCCGTCGTCTCCCGAGCCACCAACCACCTCGGTGCCGGCTGCTGCGCCGGTCCCCGGCTGTGTGCCCACCGACTACCTGGCCACCCTGCCGCTGCGCCAGCAGCTGGGACAGCTGCTGATGGTCGGGGTGGACTCGTCCGGACCCGGTCAGGTCACCGACGTGGTCCGCCAGGGTGTCGGCGGCGTCTTCGTCGGCGGCAACGCCACCGGGTTGCTCACCAGCGGCGCGCTGTCCCGGCTCGACGCCCAGTCCCCGGCAGGCCTCGGAGTGATGGTGGCGGCCGACGAGGAGGGCGGTCGGGTGCAGCGCATCGACGCCCTGGACGGCAGCATCCCCTCGGCGCGGGCCATGGTGCAGTCCGGGATGAGCCCCGCCCAGGTGCGCCAGCTCGCCCTCACCCGTGGCCAGCAGCTGCGCGGCTACGGCATCACCGTGGACTTTGCCCCCGACACCGACGTCTCCGCCCAGGCGAGCACCACCGTCATCGGGGACCGCTCGTTCAGCCCGGACCCGCAGGTGGTGACCAGCTACGCCCGGGCGTTCGCCGACGGCCTCCGCGCCGCCGGTGTGCTGCCCGTGCTCAAGCACTTCCCCGGCCACGGCGCCTCCAGCGGCGACTCGCACCGGGGCACGGTGACCACGCCCGCCCTGCCTGCCCTGCAGCAGCGTGACCTGGTGCCCTTTCGCGCGCTGGTCGCGGAGTCGTCACCGGCGGGCACCGGCGTGATGGTGGGTCACCTGGCCGTTCCCGGGCTCACCGAGCCGGGCCTGCCCGCGAGCCTCAGCCCGGCCGCGGTCGGGTTGCTGCGTGCTGGCAGCGGCTACGGCGCCCCGCCGTTCGAGGGGGTGGTGTTCAGCGACGACCTCGCGGGCATGGCCGCCATCAGCGACCGGTTCGACGTGCGAGAGGCGTCGCTGCGTGCGCTGCGGGCCGGCAGCGACGTGGCGGTGTTCATCACCGCCACTCGGCTGCCCGCGGTGCTCGACTACCTGGAGGCGGCGGTGGCCGACGGGCGGCTGCCGGCCGCGCAGGTGCAGCAGTCGCTGCGCCGCGTGGTGCTGGCCAAGCAGGTTCCGCTCTGCGCGTGA
- a CDS encoding HAD family phosphatase: MSAVGRSDVAEPGRDAVLVDFGGVLTSSVMRSFADFGATLGGDPGLPLRLLSEDEVARRLISEHESGRTSAEEFERGFAERLTAHGAPVSAEGLIARMQAGLTRDEDTIALVAGLRAAGYPVALVTNAFGRGGYAGFDLASMADQVVVSSEVGVRKPSRKIYALACERLGVSPETAVLIDDLQQNLDGAARLGIAGVLHTSAAETRRQLAERFGIVAAD, encoded by the coding sequence ATGAGCGCAGTGGGCAGGAGCGACGTGGCAGAACCCGGGCGCGACGCAGTGCTGGTGGACTTCGGTGGCGTGCTCACCTCCAGCGTGATGCGCTCGTTCGCGGACTTCGGTGCCACGCTCGGTGGCGACCCGGGCCTGCCGCTGCGACTGCTCAGCGAGGACGAGGTGGCCCGACGGCTGATCTCCGAGCACGAGTCCGGTCGCACCAGCGCCGAGGAGTTCGAGCGCGGTTTTGCCGAGCGGCTCACCGCCCACGGTGCACCGGTGAGCGCGGAGGGGCTGATCGCCCGCATGCAGGCGGGCCTGACCCGCGACGAGGACACCATCGCCCTGGTGGCCGGGCTGCGGGCGGCGGGTTACCCGGTGGCCCTGGTGACCAACGCCTTCGGCCGCGGTGGCTACGCAGGCTTCGACCTGGCGTCCATGGCCGACCAGGTGGTGGTGTCCTCCGAGGTGGGCGTGCGCAAGCCCTCGCGCAAGATCTACGCGCTGGCCTGCGAGCGGCTCGGGGTGTCCCCAGAGACGGCCGTGCTGATCGACGACCTGCAGCAGAACCTGGACGGCGCGGCGCGGCTGGGCATCGCCGGGGTGCTGCACACCAGTGCCGCCGAGACCCGGCGCCAGCTGGCCGAGCGGTTCGGGATCGTGGCGGCGGACTAG
- a CDS encoding glycosyltransferase family 2 protein: protein MSSIDVVIPCRDEAGSLPGVLAALPTGYRAVVVDNGSGDDTAGVATAGGARVVHEPVAGYGSAVHAGVLASDAEVVCVLDGDGSMDPAELPRLVARLDAGADLVVGRRRAVRGSGWPWHARLGNALVAARLRQRHGLAVHDIGPVRAVRRGDLLQLGVRDRRSGYPLELLVRAARAGWSVAEVDVTYSPRTAGRSKVSGSVRGTVHAVRDFGAVLR from the coding sequence GTGAGCAGCATCGACGTCGTCATCCCGTGCCGGGACGAGGCGGGCTCGTTGCCCGGGGTGCTGGCCGCGCTGCCCACCGGTTACCGGGCCGTGGTGGTGGACAACGGGTCCGGTGACGACACTGCCGGTGTCGCGACCGCCGGTGGCGCGCGGGTGGTGCACGAGCCGGTCGCGGGGTACGGCAGCGCGGTGCACGCCGGGGTGCTGGCCAGCGACGCCGAGGTGGTCTGCGTGCTCGACGGCGACGGCTCCATGGACCCCGCCGAGCTGCCCCGCCTGGTCGCCCGGCTCGACGCCGGTGCCGACCTGGTGGTGGGGCGGAGACGCGCGGTGCGGGGCAGCGGCTGGCCCTGGCACGCCCGGCTGGGCAACGCCCTCGTCGCGGCCCGGCTGCGGCAGAGGCACGGGCTGGCGGTGCACGACATCGGACCGGTCCGCGCGGTGCGCCGCGGCGACCTGCTGCAGCTCGGGGTGCGGGACCGCCGGTCGGGCTACCCGTTGGAGCTGCTGGTGCGGGCGGCGCGCGCCGGCTGGTCGGTGGCCGAGGTCGACGTCACCTACTCCCCGCGGACCGCGGGGCGCTCCAAGGTCTCCGGCTCGGTGCGGGGCACGGTGCACGCGGTCCGCGACTTCGGGGCCGTGCTGCGGTGA
- a CDS encoding PIG-L family deacetylase: protein MARTLVSFHAHPDDEVLLTGGTLARAAAEGHRVVLVVATNGEAGLAATHLRADGGLGTRRVAELERSAGALGCARLVLLGYRDSGWRDSATPGGFSDVDRASAARRVARVLEQERAEVLTTYDPAGGYGHPDHVQVHHVGALAARLAGTPRVLEATLDRRLVQRAVRLVEAVPGVLPGVRAAAFADAYSDVVTHRVDVRAHAAAKRAAMAAHASQATADSDQRTLALLLRLPRPVFRQALGREWFLQRDAAPGPLRDDVFAGLDRG from the coding sequence GTGGCCCGCACCCTCGTCTCCTTCCACGCCCACCCCGACGACGAGGTCCTGCTGACCGGGGGAACGCTCGCCCGCGCCGCCGCCGAGGGCCACCGCGTGGTGCTGGTGGTGGCCACCAACGGGGAGGCCGGGCTGGCTGCGACGCACCTGCGCGCCGACGGCGGGCTGGGCACCCGGCGAGTGGCTGAGCTGGAGCGCTCGGCAGGGGCGCTGGGCTGTGCCCGCCTGGTCCTGCTGGGCTACCGCGACTCCGGCTGGCGCGACAGCGCGACCCCGGGCGGCTTCTCCGACGTGGACCGGGCGAGCGCGGCGCGACGGGTGGCGCGGGTGCTGGAGCAGGAGCGGGCGGAGGTCCTCACCACCTACGACCCCGCCGGCGGCTACGGCCACCCCGACCACGTGCAGGTGCACCACGTGGGAGCGCTGGCGGCTCGGCTGGCGGGCACTCCACGGGTGCTCGAGGCCACGCTGGACCGGCGGCTCGTCCAGCGCGCCGTGCGGCTGGTCGAGGCGGTGCCCGGCGTGCTGCCAGGGGTGCGCGCCGCCGCCTTCGCCGACGCCTACAGCGACGTGGTGACCCACCGCGTGGACGTCCGCGCGCACGCCGCCGCCAAGCGCGCCGCGATGGCCGCCCACGCCAGCCAGGCCACCGCCGACTCCGACCAGCGCACCCTCGCCCTGCTGCTGCGCCTGCCGCGCCCGGTGTTCCGCCAGGCGCTGGGCCGCGAGTGGTTCCTCCAGCGCGATGCTGCCCCGGGCCCCCTGCGCGACGACGTCTTCGCCGGCCTCGACCGAGGCTGA
- a CDS encoding DUF4235 domain-containing protein: MSAVNKVLYKPLSLLASVLGGLAASAIFGKLWGRIGDDEKKAPKPDDLRHSTREVLLAAVLQGAIFALVRAAVDRASAKGYRKMTGQNPT, translated from the coding sequence ATGAGCGCGGTCAACAAGGTTCTCTACAAGCCGCTGAGCCTGCTGGCCAGCGTTCTCGGCGGGCTGGCGGCCAGTGCGATCTTCGGCAAGCTGTGGGGCCGCATCGGCGACGACGAGAAAAAGGCGCCCAAGCCGGACGACCTGCGCCACTCGACCCGCGAGGTGCTTCTCGCCGCGGTGCTGCAGGGCGCCATCTTCGCCCTGGTGCGGGCGGCGGTCGACCGGGCCAGCGCCAAGGGCTACCGCAAGATGACCGGGCAGAACCCGACCTAG
- a CDS encoding lysylphosphatidylglycerol synthase domain-containing protein, with protein sequence MTTTPAEETPAAAPRRGWVGLRALASVAALATVVGLLLVLPRVLGTSWDPVSKVLAGVPLTALLLLAALWLAGLWSYTWVLTAALPGLTHRQALMLNLTGSAVANVAPFGGAAGVGLNFAMIRSWRFTRSAFATFTAVSNLWDWLGKLVFAGAVLAWLLSTGTLTSGPVLSAVRTAVVVLALVLVALLSALSSHRVARGCGTVLDQAVAGGMRLVRSPRRSRMVDVLPQLRSSTVEVIQTAWLQMSVAVTGYLLLQVLLLGSCLHLLGEDLPVGVIAAGFAVERLLTLVPITPNGAGFAETACAGMLIALGGGAVGVAAAVLLYRGFTFLLEIPVGGLGIVAWLVQQSRRRRALVPVTTA encoded by the coding sequence ATGACCACCACTCCGGCTGAGGAGACCCCTGCCGCCGCGCCCCGGCGCGGCTGGGTGGGGCTGCGCGCGCTCGCCTCCGTCGCCGCGCTGGCCACCGTCGTCGGGCTGCTGCTGGTGCTGCCCCGGGTGCTGGGCACCTCGTGGGACCCGGTGAGCAAGGTGCTGGCCGGGGTGCCGCTCACCGCCCTGCTGCTGCTCGCCGCGCTGTGGCTGGCGGGACTGTGGTCCTACACCTGGGTGCTCACCGCGGCCCTGCCCGGACTCACCCACCGCCAGGCGCTGATGCTGAACCTCACCGGCAGCGCCGTGGCGAACGTGGCGCCCTTCGGCGGGGCGGCCGGGGTGGGGCTGAACTTCGCGATGATCCGCTCCTGGCGGTTCACCCGGTCCGCCTTCGCCACCTTCACCGCGGTGAGCAACCTGTGGGACTGGCTGGGCAAGCTGGTGTTCGCCGGCGCGGTGCTGGCCTGGCTGTTGTCCACCGGCACGCTCACCTCCGGTCCTGTGCTCAGCGCGGTGCGCACGGCCGTGGTGGTGCTCGCGCTGGTGCTGGTGGCGCTGCTGTCGGCGCTGAGCAGCCACCGCGTGGCCCGCGGCTGCGGCACCGTGCTGGACCAGGCGGTCGCCGGCGGCATGCGCCTGGTCCGCTCCCCGCGGCGCTCCCGCATGGTCGACGTGCTGCCGCAGCTGAGGTCGTCCACGGTGGAGGTGATCCAGACGGCGTGGCTGCAGATGAGCGTCGCCGTCACCGGGTACCTGCTGCTGCAGGTGCTGCTGCTCGGCAGCTGCCTGCACCTGCTGGGTGAGGACCTGCCCGTGGGGGTGATCGCGGCCGGCTTCGCCGTGGAGCGGCTGCTGACGCTGGTCCCCATCACGCCCAACGGCGCGGGCTTCGCGGAGACCGCCTGCGCCGGCATGCTCATCGCGCTGGGCGGGGGAGCGGTGGGGGTGGCCGCGGCAGTGCTGCTGTACCGCGGGTTCACCTTCCTGCTGGAGATCCCGGTGGGCGGGCTGGGCATCGTCGCCTGGTTGGTGCAGCAGTCGCGGCGCCGTCGCGCACTGGTGCCGGTGACCACCGCGTGA
- a CDS encoding class I SAM-dependent methyltransferase gives MTAVEGSGTVSADELYQRAARGQPCWVGDTAGRRIELPMTRWMGGPGMSTAERTADAALLARCVGATLDLGCGPGRLTAALVGRGACALGVDSSAEAVRLTTARGAPALQRDLFDSLPGAGGWSSVLLADGNIGIGGDPVRVLRRAAALLQPGGLAVVEVDGPGVGTPCTRLRMETETAVGEWFHWARLGVDAVQHVAMAAGLRLHDVQEAAGHFIAILAAPVLADPGES, from the coding sequence GTGACGGCCGTGGAGGGCAGCGGCACCGTCTCTGCCGACGAGCTCTACCAGCGGGCCGCGCGAGGCCAGCCCTGCTGGGTGGGCGACACCGCGGGGCGGCGCATCGAGCTGCCGATGACCCGCTGGATGGGAGGGCCCGGCATGAGCACCGCCGAGCGCACGGCCGACGCCGCCCTGCTCGCCCGCTGTGTCGGCGCGACCCTCGACCTGGGCTGCGGGCCGGGTCGGCTCACCGCCGCGCTGGTGGGGCGGGGGGCCTGCGCGCTGGGGGTGGACTCCTCGGCGGAGGCGGTGCGCCTGACCACCGCCCGTGGTGCCCCGGCCCTGCAGCGCGACCTCTTCGACTCGCTGCCCGGCGCCGGCGGCTGGTCCAGCGTGCTGCTGGCCGACGGCAACATCGGCATCGGTGGCGACCCGGTGCGGGTGCTGCGCCGCGCCGCCGCGCTGCTGCAGCCCGGCGGGCTCGCCGTGGTCGAGGTGGACGGCCCCGGGGTGGGCACCCCCTGCACGCGGCTGCGGATGGAGACGGAGACCGCCGTCGGGGAGTGGTTCCACTGGGCCCGGCTGGGGGTGGACGCGGTCCAGCACGTCGCGATGGCCGCAGGCCTGCGGCTGCACGACGTGCAGGAGGCTGCCGGCCACTTCATCGCCATCCTCGCCGCCCCGGTGCTGGCTGACCCCGGCGAGAGCTAG
- a CDS encoding DUF2064 domain-containing protein encodes MSTLLVVAKAPVPGRAKTRLSPWVAPEEAADLAAAALLDTLAAVAATPAACHVVALAGELHQACRSAEIGHALCDFVVLPQRGPSFAARLCAAHTDAAAAGPGTGVLQIGMDTPQVTPALLGAALAVLREADAALGLATDGGWWALGVGRPALAQCLAGVPMSQPDTGARTAAALRAAGAPARSLPELRDVDRPADVLAVAELAPDTLFAAAARCHQQREAGR; translated from the coding sequence GTGAGCACGCTGCTGGTGGTGGCGAAGGCACCGGTGCCGGGCCGGGCCAAGACCCGCCTCAGCCCCTGGGTGGCGCCCGAGGAGGCGGCCGACCTGGCTGCGGCCGCGCTGCTGGACACCCTCGCCGCGGTGGCCGCCACGCCCGCCGCCTGCCACGTGGTGGCGCTGGCCGGGGAGCTGCACCAGGCGTGCCGCAGCGCGGAGATCGGCCACGCCCTGTGCGACTTCGTGGTGCTGCCCCAGCGGGGCCCGAGCTTCGCCGCCCGGCTCTGTGCCGCCCACACCGATGCGGCAGCGGCCGGTCCGGGCACGGGCGTGCTGCAGATCGGGATGGACACCCCGCAGGTCACGCCGGCGCTGCTGGGGGCCGCCCTGGCGGTGCTGCGGGAGGCCGATGCCGCGCTGGGGCTGGCCACCGACGGGGGCTGGTGGGCGCTGGGCGTCGGCCGGCCTGCGCTGGCCCAGTGCCTGGCCGGGGTGCCGATGTCGCAGCCTGACACCGGCGCGCGCACGGCGGCGGCCCTGCGCGCGGCCGGAGCCCCTGCGCGGTCGTTGCCCGAGCTGCGCGACGTCGACCGGCCCGCCGACGTGCTGGCGGTGGCGGAGCTGGCCCCGGACACCCTGTTCGCGGCTGCGGCGCGGTGCCACCAGCAGCGGGAGGCGGGCCGGTGA
- a CDS encoding universal stress protein has protein sequence MAAPRTDRARPAATSTDVVLVAYDGSACARGALEHVARCLRSTHVVVVSVWAPLVVQTAQLATMWGELSVVGWAGEDHPADRYAETQARLLAEEGAGVATALGLQATAATQPAAGGVWTGIVDAAEEHQADIIVTGTRSLHGLRSLLHASVSQQVLHNSTRPVLVVPAGCP, from the coding sequence ATGGCGGCACCCCGCACCGACCGCGCACGACCGGCCGCCACCAGCACCGACGTGGTCCTGGTGGCCTACGACGGCTCCGCCTGCGCCCGCGGGGCGCTGGAGCACGTCGCGCGCTGCCTGCGCTCCACGCACGTGGTGGTGGTGAGCGTGTGGGCGCCACTGGTGGTGCAGACCGCCCAGCTGGCCACCATGTGGGGTGAGCTGTCCGTCGTGGGCTGGGCTGGGGAGGACCACCCCGCCGACCGCTACGCCGAGACCCAGGCCCGCCTGCTCGCCGAGGAGGGCGCCGGCGTGGCCACCGCGCTGGGGCTGCAGGCCACCGCCGCCACCCAGCCGGCCGCCGGCGGGGTGTGGACCGGCATCGTGGACGCCGCCGAGGAGCACCAGGCCGACATCATCGTCACCGGGACTCGGAGCCTGCACGGGCTGCGCTCGCTGCTGCACGCCAGCGTCTCCCAGCAGGTGCTGCACAACAGCACCCGCCCGGTGCTGGTGGTTCCCGCCGGCTGCCCCTGA